In the Buchnera aphidicola (Periphyllus lyropictus) genome, TTCTCTTTTTATTTTATTTTTTTGTTATTTTTTTTAATAATTTTTATATATTTTTTTATAATTTTTTTTATAGGAGAAGGAGTTCCTATTTCTTTCATTTTAAAAAAATTACACCAAATTCCATTTTTTTTTTTTAGATATTTTTTTTTTTTAACTTTAATAATAATTGTTTTTATAAGTAAAGAATATTTATTAAATTGATGTAAAAAAGGTTTTATTTTTTTATTTTTTTTTGTTATTTTTTCTTTTTTTAATTTTTTTTTTAATTTTATTTTTTTAAAATATATTGGAAAATAATATAAATTTTTCCAAATATTATATTTTTGTTTTTTTAAAAAATAAAAATTTTTATATGTTTTTAATAAAAACCAACATTTTTTAATTGTTTTTTTCTTTTTTTTTATATCTTTTTTTTTAGTAATAGATTTTTTATTTATAAAAAATAAACATTTTTTTTTAAGAGGGCATATATTACATAGAGGATTTTTAGGTTTACATATTTTTTTTCCTAAATCCATCATAGATTGATTAAATTTTTGTGCATTATGAATAGGTATTAATAAATTTAATTTTTTCCATATTTTTTTTTCTAGTTTTGTTTTTTTTATTTTTAAATTATAAAAATTTCTTAATACTCTTTTTATGTTTCCATCAAGTATGGGAAAATAATAGTTATATGTTAAAGAAAGTAATGCTCCTGCAGTAGATTTTCCTATTCCAGGAAATTTAATTAAAGTATTAAATTCTTTTGGAATTTTATTTTTATATTTTCTTTTTATAATTTGAGCTGTCTTATATATATTTTTTGCTCTATTATAAAATCCTAAACCACTCCATATAAAAAGTATTTCATCTAAGGAGCTTTTTGAAAGAGTTTTAAAATTTGGAAATTTTTTTATAAATTTTTTAAAATATGGAATAACAGTTTTTACTTGGGTTTGTTGTAACATTATTTCTGAAATCCAAGTTTTATAAATATTTTTATTAATCTGCCATGGTAATTTTTTTCTTCCATGTTTATGATACCAATTTATCATAGTATTTGAAAAATTAAAAATATCGCTCATAAATTTTTTTATTTCCTTTTTTAAATCTTTTTTTTTAAAAGTTGTAATTTTTTTAAATTTTAATATAATATTTATAAATTTTAAAAATATAATTTTAAGGATTTTTTGTTATTTTTTATTATGAATATAAAAAAATATAAAATTGTTAAAACTTTTAAAATAAGGAATAGAAAATTAAGTAAAAAAAAAAAATATCTCCTTAATTTTTTATGGCCTTTAATTGGAATAAATTTAAAAAAAAGTTTTATTAAAAAATATAATTTTTTTCATTTCCAAGCTCCAATTATTTTAGAAATTGGTTTTGGAAGAGGAGATTCTTTAATACATTTATCTAAAATTTTTAAAAATATAATTTTTTTAGGAATTGAAATGTATATTCCTGGAATTTGTTATTGTTTAGAAAAAATTTATAAAAATAATTTAAATAATGTAAAAATAATTTATTGTGATTTTATTATATTTTTAAAAAAATATTGTAATGGAATTTTTTTTCATAGAGTAAATATATTTTTTCCTGATCCTTGGCCAAAAAGAAAACATTATAAAAGAAGAATTATTAATAAAAATATTTTAAAATCTCTTTTTGATAAGTTAATTTTAGGAGGAATATTACATATTATGACAGATTGTTTATCTTATGCAATGAGCATTTTAAAAAATTTAAATAAATTAAATTCTTTAAATAAAATTTCTTTTATAAAAAATCATCATTTTTTTAAAAATTATAATTTTTTTACTTGTTTTAAAAACAAAGCTAAAAATAATAAAAAAACAATATATGAAATAATATTTCAAAAAAATTTTTAAAAAATGAAAAATTATATTTTTAAAAATAATTCTAATAAATCATTTAAAAATAATTTTCCTTTTTTTGTTTTTTTCCAAAATTTTTTATTTTCAATGATATATTTTTTTTTTATAGCTTTTTGCATTGTTTTTTTTATTTTATTTTTTTTTATTCCAGTATATATTTCAAAATCTTTTTTTTTACATGGTTTATTTAATCTAAAATTATTTAAAAAAAATTCAAATGGAAGATTTTTTTTTTTTACGTAAATAATTTTTTTTGTATATTTTCCTTGTAAGAACTCATTAATATTTTTATTTTTAAACGTTCTTAATATTTTTCCATTTTTTAATGTTATTTTTCCATGAGCTCCACATCCTATACCTAAATAGTCTCCAAATTTCCAATAATTTAAATTATGTTTACATTGATTATTTTTTTTAGCATAAGCAGATATTTCATATTGTATGAAATTTTTTTTTTTTAATTTTTTATGGCCTTGGACAAACATTTTCCAAGATTCATTTTCATTAGGTAATTTTGGAGTTTTTTTATAGAAAAAAGTTTTTGGTTCAATACAAAGTTGATACCATGAAATATGAGAAGGTTTAAATTTAATAGCGTATTTTAGATCTTGAATTGCTTCTTTTTTTTTTTGTAAAGGTAAAGAATACATTAAATCAAAATTTACTTGATTAAAATTTATTTTTTTTATAATTTGAATAGTTTCAATTAATTCTTTAAATGTATAATTTCTATTAATTTTATTTAAAATTTTTTCATTAAAACTTTGAATTCCTAAAGATAAACGATTTATTCCAGATGATTTATATTTAAAAAAATAATCCTTTTTTATAGAATTTGGATTAGATTCAAGAGTTATTTCTATTTTTTTATCAAAATTAGTTCTTTTTTTTATTTCTTTCATTAGATATTTTATATATTTTGGTTTTATTAAATTAGGCGTTCCTCCTCCTATAAAAATAGAGTGTATTTTTCTAGATTGAATAAATTTTATATTTTTATCTAAATCTAAAATTAAATTTTGTATATATTTTTTTTGTGGAATTTTTTTTATTTTTATAGATTTTGAATAAAAATCACAATAAGGACATTTTTTTAAACACCATGGTATATGAATATATAAACTTAATAATGGAAGTTTCATAAAGTAATCTTTTTAAATAAAATTTATTAATTTTTTTATTTTAAAAATTTTTTTAGAATAAAATTTAAAAAAAAAAAAGATTAAAATTATTATATTGATTATAAATTTATTTGTTTTGAAATTATTTTTTTATATTAAATGGAAAGTTCTATTAAAAAAATTTTAATTTTCTTTTATTTTTTTGTTTCTTTTTTTCATATAACCAGCTTTTTAAAATAATATATGCTGAAGTAGAATTAATTTTATTTAAAGTAAGTAATTTTGATCCTTTTTTTTTGAATAAAATCGATTTTGCTTCAATTGTTGAGAATCTTTCATCATGTAATATTACTTTTATATTAAATTTTTTAAATATATTTAATGCAAAATTTTTAGCTTTAACAGTAGTTTTTTGAAATTTTCCTTTATAATTTAATGGTAATCCTACAATTATTTTTTTAGGTTTCCATTCATATATTATTTTTTCTATATGTATTAAATAATTTTTTTTATAAGAAATACATTTTATTGGTCTAGCAATAGAAGTAAAAAATTCTCCTATAGCTACTCCTATTTTTTTTGTTCCATAATCAAAAGCTAAAATTATCATTTTTTTAAATTTATCCATTTTTTATTATTAAATTATGAAAATTTTTTATTCCTATTTTTTTCATAGATTTTTCCCATTTATTTTTAATAGATATATTAAATAATATATTTTTGTTTGAGAGTGTTAGTAACCAATTATTATTATATATTTCTTTTTCTAATTCTTTTTTTTTCCATGAACAATGTCCTAAGATTATTAACATTTTTTTAAAATGCTTTTTTTTTTTTAAATATTTTAAAATATCTTTAGATTTTGTAATAGAAACAGATGGTGAAACGTATATGTTTGATAAAAAAATTTTTTTAAAACAATGTATAACTAATCCTTTATTTTTTTCTTTTAATCCTCCTAATATAATTGGATTATTTATTTTATTTAAAAATTTTTTTTTCATAATTTTTATATTTGTTTTTTTTAAGAAACTTTTTACTGTTAAATTTTTTATTTTTTTATTTATTATTACTCCATTAATTTTAAAATTATTATCTTTATATATATATATTACTGTACGATAAAAAAATGAATTAGAAAGTTTTTGTGTAGAAATTAATAAATGATTTTTAAAATTAACGATATTCATTTTTATTACCTAATTTACATAAGTTAATAAACATATAATAAATAAAAAATTTTTATAATAAATTATTTATAAAAAATATTTAAACCAATTCTTTTAATATAATTTTATATTATACAAATTTTTTTAGTTTTTATAATTTTTTTTATAATTTTATTATTTTTTTTTATTTTTCTTCATATAAGTTTTCTGCATAATTATCAAATCTAGAAAAATTTCCATTAAATGTTAAACGTATAGTTCCTATAGGTCCATTTCTTTGTTTTCCAATGATTATTTCTGCTATTCCTTTAAGATTTGTTTCTGGGTGGTAAATTTCATCTCTATATATAAATATAATTAAATCTGCATCTTGTTCAATTGAACCAGATTCCCTTAAATCCGAGTTTATAGGTCTTTTATCTGATCTTTGTTCTAATGATCGATTTAATTGTGATAATGCAATAATAGGAACTTTTAGTTCTTTAGCTAAAGATTTTAGATTTTTTGAAATTTCAGCTATTTCTAAATTTCTATTTTCTGATATTGAAGGAGCATTCATTAGTTGTAGATAATCTATCATTATTAAACTAATTCCTTTATTTTTTTTATATATTTTAAGAGCTCTTGTTCGAATTTTATTTGGAGTTAAATAAGATGAATCATCTATATATATATTTTTTTTTTTTAACAAAATATTTATTGTACTAGAAATTCTTGACCATTCTTCATCATTAATTTTTCCAGTTCTTAGATTTTTTTGATTAACTCTAGATAAAGAAGATAACATTTTTGTTATAATTTGTTCACATGGCATTTCTAAACTAAAAATTAAAATTGGTTTTTTATAAATCATAGAAGCATTTTCACATACATTCATTGCAAAAGTTGTTTTTCCCATAGAAGGTCTAGATGCTATAATAATTAAATCTGATTTTTGTAGTCCAAATGTTTTTTTATTAAGATCTTTATATCCTGTATCAATTCCTGTTATTTTATTTTTTGGATTTTTTAAAAGTTTTTCTAAATTTTTTATTGAAATATTAAGAATTTCTTTAATATTTTTTGGTCCTTTTTTATTTTTTGATCTTTTTTCATTAATTTTAAATATATATTTTTCTAAATAATTTAAAATTTCTTCACTTTTTTTTCCATTTGAATTATATCCTAAATTTTCAATTTTTTTTGCCATAAAAATTAATTCTCTCATAAGAGAATTTTCTTTTATTATTTTTGCATAAGATATAATGTTTGAAATACTAAAAATATTATTTGATAGTTCAGCTAAATAAGAAAAATTTCCAATTTTTTTTAATAATTTTTTATTTTTTAAAGATTCTGATAGTGTAATTAAATCTATTGGTTTTTTATTATTTGCTAGATTTTTCATTTCATTAAAGATAATTTGATGAGAATGGCTAAAAAAATCTTTTTTTTTTAAACATTCTGATATTTCACTCCATTTTTTATTTTTTAACATTAATCCACCTAAAACTGATTTTTCTGCTTCAATAGAATAAGGTGGTATTTTTTCATTAAAAAACTTTTCTCCATATTTTTTGTTTTTTTTGTATAAATTAGACATTTTTATTTTAAGCCGTAGTTTTTTTAATATTTTAGATATTTTTTAAAATCTAAATTAATATTAACATTTTTTTTTTTTTTATTTATTTCATTTAAAAATTTTTTCCATTTTTTAGAATTTTTTTTTTTATAAAAAATTCCATTTATATGTCTAGTAATAGAATTTAAAGTTGTTTTTTTTTTTATTTCTTTATTTATATATTTAGATATTTTAAATAATATTTTTTTGATTTTAATTTTCTTTTTTTTTTTGAATATTTTTTCTTCAATTTTTTTTAAAATTAATGGATTTTTATATGCATATCTTCCTAACATAACTCCATTTACGTTTTTTAAATGGTTTTTTATTTCTTTTATTGATTTAATTCCTCCATTAATAATAAATGTTAAATTAGGAAAATCTTTTTTTAATTGATATACATATTTATATTTTAATGGTGGTATTTCTCTATTTTTTTTTGGACTAAATTTGTTAAGAATAGCGTTTCTTGCATGAATAATAAATATTTTACATAATTTGTCTTTTGATGTTTCATAAACAAAATTACTAAGAAAATTATATGTATTATTATTATTAAATCCTATTCTTGTTTTGATACTAATAGGTATAGGAATAGAATTTTTTATTAATTTTAATGAATTTACAATTATTTTTGTTTTTTTCATTAAAGTAACACCTAAATTATTTTTATTCATTTGAATAGATGGACATCCTATATTTAAATTTATTTCATTATATTTTTTTTTATATGCTAATTTTGCACATTTAGCTATTTTTTTTGGTTTATTTCCTATAATTTGTAAAGAGACCATTTTTTTTGAATCTTTATTTTTAAATAATTTAAATTTTTTATTTAATAATGCATTTGTTGTAATCATTTCAGTATATAAGAATGCTTTTTTTGTTAATAATCTATGAAAATATCTACAATGTTTATCTGTATATTTAAACATTGGAGCAACACATAATTTATGTTTATTCATTTTTTTATTTGATAATTTATAATTAAATAGTTAATTATAAAGTATTTATTTTATAAATATAGTATTATTAAAAATTAAGTTTTTATATTGGGGTTAGAATATGGCTAGTAGAGGAATTAATAAAGTAATTTTAATAGGTTATCTTGGTCAAGATCCAGATATTCGTTATATGACTAATGGATCAGCTGTAGCAAATATTAATATAGCTACTTCAGAAAGTTGGAAAGATAAAAATACTAATGAAATTCGAGAAAGAACTGAATGGCATAAGGTAGTTTTATTTGGAAAGTTAGCAGAAATTTCAGGAGAATATTTAAAAAAAGGATCTCAAGTATATATTGAAGGTTCTTTACAAACTAGAAAATGGAAAGATAAAAATAATTTAGAAAGATATACTACAGAAATAATTGTTAATATTAATGGATCTATGCAAATGTTGGGAAATAGAAATAATTTTTCTAAATTTAAAGATAATAATTTAAGTAATTATAAAGAAAAATCTAATTTAAAAAAAAAAAATAAATATTCTTTAAATAATTCCAATAAAAAATTATTATTAGATGACGAATCAAATACAGATTATGAAGATGATATTCCTTTTTAATAATTTTTTTAAATAATAATATTTTTTTAAAACTTTCGTATAATTAGATTATTATGTTTTTAATCTAATAAACGAAAGTTATTTTATAAAAATACTTTATTTATTTCTATTTTTTATCTTATTAATATATTTTTTTATTTTTTTATAAAATATGTTTAAATTAGATATAAATGGAGCATGATTTGATTTTTTTATGATTATAGATTGTTTATTTTTTAAAATTTTATCAACTAAATAAGATATTTTTTTTGGAACTATAATATCTAATTTTCCGTAAATTCTAAAAAATGGAATTTTTATTTTTTTTATTAATTTTCTTGTATCTATTTTATATAATATTTTTATATTAAATTTAATACATTTAGAATTAGGTTTTTTATATTTCTCTATTTTTTTTTGAAGTTTTTTTATTTTTTTTTTATTTTTAGATTGAATTTGAAGTATTAAAAAATTTTTTATAGATTTAGAATAATTTTTTATTAAATCATTTTCCATTTTTTTTATTTTTTTGTATTTTATTCCAGGCCAATATTTTTTTTTAATAAAATATGGAGAGGAACATATTGTAATAATAGCAATTATTTTTTTTTTAGATTTTAAAGTTAATAAAGTTGCTAAAATTCCTCCTATAGACCATCCTATTATTATAGAATTATTTTTAATTTTAAATAAATTTTTTCTTAAATATTTTTTTAGTTCAATATAAAAAAAATTTTTTTTTTTTTTTGGAGTATGAAGATTTATTGTATAAATATTATATTTTTTTTTTAATTTTTTTTTTAAGAAAAACCATATTTTTTTATTAAATCCTAATCCATGTATTAATATTAAATTAATTTTTTTTTTCATTATTTTTTTTAGATATTTTTTTTTTTAAAATATTTAAATAGTTTATTAATAAAATTAATTATATATTTAATTAAAATTTTATTATAAAATTGATTTAATATTAATAAATTTAATGTATATTTTACAATGATTATTATTTCTAAAAATGCACAAGAATATATTTATAGATTACTTTTAAAAAAAGAAAAAAATACACATATTAAAATATTTGTTAAAAATGCTGGAACTGAAAAAGCAGAATGTAATATAGAGTATATATCTTTTAAAGATATTAAAGATAATGAAAAAGAAATTTGTTTTAATAAATTTAATGTTTATGTTAATAAAAGTGATATACCTTTTTTAAAAAAATCTATAATAAAATTAGTAAAAAATGATTTAAATTTTGAATTAATGTTAAGTTCTCCTTATATTAAACAACCTATTAATAAAAATTTTTCTTCTTTGAGTGAAGAAGTTAATTATTTTATTAATATGCATATTAATCCATTACTTTTATCTCATGGAGGAAAATTAATTTTAATAAAAATTAATAAAAAAAAACAAGCGATTATAGAATTTCAAGGAGGTTGTAATGGTTGTTCTATGGTAAGTTCTACTTTAAAAAATATGGTTGAAAAACGTTTACTAAATAATTTTAGTCAACTAACTCAAGTTATTGATTTTACTAAACATAAACCTAATAAATTTTCTTATTATTAATTTTTTTTTATAAGTTTGATTTTTTATTTATATAAAATTTTTAAAATTATTATATTATTTTTTATAATTTAGAAGTTATTTCGCCTCTTAGATTTTCTTTTATTTTCATTTTAATTTTTTTAATTGAAATTTTTTGACTGAATAAAAAATGTAATTTTGTTAAAGTAGCTTCAATTGTTAAGTCTAAACCACTAATCACTCCAAATTTAGAAAGAGTTTTCCCAGTAGAATAATTATTCATATTTACTGTTCCTGATATACATTGAGTTAAATTTACAATGATTATTTTTTTTTTTCTAGCTTTTTTAAATTGATTTAAAAATTTTTTATTTTGAGGTGCATTTCCTGTTCCATAAGAACATAAAATTACTGCTTTTACTGGTTTTAGAAAATAATTTTTTAAAATTTTTTCAGAAATTCCAGGATATATTGTTATAATATTAATTGGTTGATTAGAAATTTTATGAACAATGAGTTTTTTTTTTTTATTTTTTATTTTTTCAATTCTTTTTTTTTTTCCTATTTCAAATAAAGGAGGTAAATTAGGAGAAGAAAATGCATCTAATCCATTTGCATTAATTTTTGTAGTTCTATTTCCTCTATATAATTTATTATTAAAAAATAATGTTACTTCTTTTATTGAATAATTAGCTGCAATTAAAAGGGAATTAATTAAATTTTTTTTTCCATCAGATTTTTTTTCACATAAAGGAATTTGAGATCCTGTAATAATAACTGGTTTTTCTAAATTTTCTAATATAAAAGATAAAGCAGAAGCAGTATAGGACATTGTATCAGTTCCATGTAAAATAATAAATCCGTCATATTTTTGGTAATTATTTTTTATATCATAAGCTATTATTTTCCAGTTTTTAGGTGTCATGTTAGAAGAATCTATTAATGGTTGATATTCTTTTATTTTAAATTTAGGAAGATATTTTTTTTTAAATTCTGATATTTTTTTAATTTGTTTTTGTAAAAATCCAGAAATTGGAATGTAACCATTTTTAGATTTTTTCATTCCTATAGTTCCTCCAGTGTAAGCTATATAAATTTTTTTTTTCATATTATACTCTTTATGTAAGAAATTTATTATAAATTTTTTATTAATTAATTTTAGTTCAATATTATATTTTAGTAATATAGTATAAAATTAAATAGAATTTTAAAAAAATATTTTTTTTAGTTTTGTAATTTTATAATATTTTTTTATTTTTTATTTTTTATCTTTTTTTTTTAAATTTTAAAAAAAAATAAATTTAACAAGAGAATATTTTTATTTAATGAAACCAAAAATTTTAGATTGTCATAGTATTGTTCAAATTAAGAAAAGATGTACTTTTGCTATCATTTCTCATCCAGATTCAGGAAAAACAACAATTACAGAAAAGTTTTTATTATTAGGAAAAGTAATTCATGAAGCTGGAACTATTAAATCTAGAAAATCTAAAAAATATGCTAAGTCTGATTGGATGAGAATTGAACAAAAGAGAGGAATTTCTGTTACAACTTCTGTAATGAAATTTTCTTATTTAAAACGTTATATTAATTTATTAGATACTCCTGGTCATGAGGATTTTTCTGAAGATACTTATAGGGTTTTAACTGCTGTAGATAGTTGTTTGATAATTATTGATGCATCAAAAAGTGTTGAAAAACGTACTAAAAAATTAATGAAAGTTGCAAGATTAAAAAAAATTCCTGTTATTACATTTATAAATAAATTAGATAGAAATTCTTATGATTCATTAAAAATTTTAGATGATATTGAAAAAAAATTAAAAATTTTATGTGTTCCTATAACTTGGCCTATTGGATCAGGAAAATTTTTTAAAGGAGTTTTTAATGTTTATGATAATACAGTATCTTTGTATAAAAAAAATTTAAAAAATTTTAAAGAAAATATTTCTATTTATGATTATTCTTATTTAAAAAAAATTTTTTCTAAATATGAATTTAAGAAGTTAAGAGAAGATTGGGAATTAATTACTTCTTGTTACCAAAATTTTAATAAAAAAAATTTTAATAAAGGAATAGAAACACCTGTATTTTTTGGAAGTGCATTAGCAAATTTTGGAATTGATCATGTATTAAATAAACTAGTTAAATGGGCTCCTTGTCCGACTTTTAAATATAGTTCAAAAAGAAAAATATTTTCTATAGAGAAAAATTTTTCGGGATTTGTATTTAAAATACAAGCAAATATGAATCCTAAACATCATGATAGAATAGCTTTTATACGTATTGTTTCTGGAAAGTACAAAGAAGGAATGAAATTATATCATGTTCAAAATAAATCTATTTATGTTGTTAAAAATGCTATTAATTTTTTAGCAGGAGAACGTTTTATTATAAAAGAAGCGTATCCTGGAGATATTATTGGAATTTATAGTAAAGGAAATATAAAAATAGGAGATACTTTTACAGAAGGTGAAAATATAAATTTTTATGAAATTCCAAAATTTCCTCCAGAATTATTTAAATGCATATATTTAAAAGATTCTTTGCAACAAAAAAAATTATTATCTGGTTTAAAACAATTATCTGAAGAAGGAGCTGTACATATTTTTAAACCATTTGTTAACAATTATATTATATTGGGAGTAATTGGTTCTTTACAATTTGATGTTATTTTAGAAAGATTAAAAATAGAATATAATGTTTTAGCAAATTATAGATCTACAAATATATCTTTTATTCGTTGGATTACTTGTAATGATTTAAAATTGTTAGAAGAATTTAAATTAAAAAATTATTCTTCTTTAGCATATGATAGTAATAATGAAATTGTTTATTATTCTAATAGTTTATTTAATTTAAATATAATTATTTCTAAATATAAAGAAATATGTTTTTTAAAAACAAAATAAATTTTTTATTTTTTAAAATTTTATTTAGTATATTTTTTTAATTAAAAAATTTAAAATAATAATTAATTTTTTTAATAAAAAATTTTTTATAGTTTTTTTTATACATTAAAAATTTAAATTTAATAAAAAATTTTATAATTTTATTTTTTTTTATTTTTTTTTTTAATATATATCTTTTAGGAATTAATTTAATAAATATTTATATAAGTTTAAGTATAAAAAATTAGATATTTTAGATTATAACTTAATATTTTTATTATTTTAGATATAAATTTTTTTAAACAAAATTTTTTAATTTTTTTTAAAATATATAAAGCTTTAAGATATTCGTATAAAAAAATTTAAAAAGGTTGAAATAAAATTTCTA is a window encoding:
- a CDS encoding NifU family protein — encoded protein: MIIISKNAQEYIYRLLLKKEKNTHIKIFVKNAGTEKAECNIEYISFKDIKDNEKEICFNKFNVYVNKSDIPFLKKSIIKLVKNDLNFELMLSSPYIKQPINKNFSSLSEEVNYFINMHINPLLLSHGGKLILIKINKKKQAIIEFQGGCNGCSMVSSTLKNMVEKRLLNNFSQLTQVIDFTKHKPNKFSYY
- the dnaB gene encoding replicative DNA helicase, encoding MSNLYKKNKKYGEKFFNEKIPPYSIEAEKSVLGGLMLKNKKWSEISECLKKKDFFSHSHQIIFNEMKNLANNKKPIDLITLSESLKNKKLLKKIGNFSYLAELSNNIFSISNIISYAKIIKENSLMRELIFMAKKIENLGYNSNGKKSEEILNYLEKYIFKINEKRSKNKKGPKNIKEILNISIKNLEKLLKNPKNKITGIDTGYKDLNKKTFGLQKSDLIIIASRPSMGKTTFAMNVCENASMIYKKPILIFSLEMPCEQIITKMLSSLSRVNQKNLRTGKINDEEWSRISSTINILLKKKNIYIDDSSYLTPNKIRTRALKIYKKNKGISLIMIDYLQLMNAPSISENRNLEIAEISKNLKSLAKELKVPIIALSQLNRSLEQRSDKRPINSDLRESGSIEQDADLIIFIYRDEIYHPETNLKGIAEIIIGKQRNGPIGTIRLTFNGNFSRFDNYAENLYEEK
- the ansA gene encoding asparaginase, which translates into the protein MKKKIYIAYTGGTIGMKKSKNGYIPISGFLQKQIKKISEFKKKYLPKFKIKEYQPLIDSSNMTPKNWKIIAYDIKNNYQKYDGFIILHGTDTMSYTASALSFILENLEKPVIITGSQIPLCEKKSDGKKNLINSLLIAANYSIKEVTLFFNNKLYRGNRTTKINANGLDAFSSPNLPPLFEIGKKKRIEKIKNKKKKLIVHKISNQPINIITIYPGISEKILKNYFLKPVKAVILCSYGTGNAPQNKKFLNQFKKARKKKIIIVNLTQCISGTVNMNNYSTGKTLSKFGVISGLDLTIEATLTKLHFLFSQKISIKKIKMKIKENLRGEITSKL
- a CDS encoding YqgE/AlgH family protein, which produces MNIVNFKNHLLISTQKLSNSFFYRTVIYIYKDNNFKINGVIINKKIKNLTVKSFLKKTNIKIMKKKFLNKINNPIILGGLKEKNKGLVIHCFKKIFLSNIYVSPSVSITKSKDILKYLKKKKHFKKMLIILGHCSWKKKELEKEIYNNNWLLTLSNKNILFNISIKNKWEKSMKKIGIKNFHNLIIKNG
- the ssb gene encoding single-stranded DNA-binding protein produces the protein MASRGINKVILIGYLGQDPDIRYMTNGSAVANINIATSESWKDKNTNEIRERTEWHKVVLFGKLAEISGEYLKKGSQVYIEGSLQTRKWKDKNNLERYTTEIIVNINGSMQMLGNRNNFSKFKDNNLSNYKEKSNLKKKNKYSLNNSNKKLLLDDESNTDYEDDIPF
- the mutY gene encoding A/G-specific adenine glycosylase — its product is MSDIFNFSNTMINWYHKHGRKKLPWQINKNIYKTWISEIMLQQTQVKTVIPYFKKFIKKFPNFKTLSKSSLDEILFIWSGLGFYNRAKNIYKTAQIIKRKYKNKIPKEFNTLIKFPGIGKSTAGALLSLTYNYYFPILDGNIKRVLRNFYNLKIKKTKLEKKIWKKLNLLIPIHNAQKFNQSMMDLGKKICKPKNPLCNICPLKKKCLFFINKKSITKKKDIKKKKKTIKKCWFLLKTYKNFYFLKKQKYNIWKNLYYFPIYFKKIKLKKKLKKEKITKKNKKIKPFLHQFNKYSLLIKTIIIKVKKKKYLKKKNGIWCNFFKMKEIGTPSPIKKIIKKYIKIIKKNNKKIK
- the dusA gene encoding tRNA dihydrouridine(20/20a) synthase DusA, with protein sequence MNKHKLCVAPMFKYTDKHCRYFHRLLTKKAFLYTEMITTNALLNKKFKLFKNKDSKKMVSLQIIGNKPKKIAKCAKLAYKKKYNEINLNIGCPSIQMNKNNLGVTLMKKTKIIVNSLKLIKNSIPIPISIKTRIGFNNNNTYNFLSNFVYETSKDKLCKIFIIHARNAILNKFSPKKNREIPPLKYKYVYQLKKDFPNLTFIINGGIKSIKEIKNHLKNVNGVMLGRYAYKNPLILKKIEEKIFKKKKKIKIKKILFKISKYINKEIKKKTTLNSITRHINGIFYKKKNSKKWKKFLNEINKKKKNVNINLDFKKYLKY
- the hemW gene encoding radical SAM family heme chaperone HemW; the protein is MKLPLLSLYIHIPWCLKKCPYCDFYSKSIKIKKIPQKKYIQNLILDLDKNIKFIQSRKIHSIFIGGGTPNLIKPKYIKYLMKEIKKRTNFDKKIEITLESNPNSIKKDYFFKYKSSGINRLSLGIQSFNEKILNKINRNYTFKELIETIQIIKKINFNQVNFDLMYSLPLQKKKEAIQDLKYAIKFKPSHISWYQLCIEPKTFFYKKTPKLPNENESWKMFVQGHKKLKKKNFIQYEISAYAKKNNQCKHNLNYWKFGDYLGIGCGAHGKITLKNGKILRTFKNKNINEFLQGKYTKKIIYVKKKNLPFEFFLNNFRLNKPCKKKDFEIYTGIKKNKIKKTMQKAIKKKYIIENKKFWKKTKKGKLFLNDLLELFLKI
- the trmB gene encoding tRNA (guanosine(46)-N7)-methyltransferase TrmB → MNIKKYKIVKTFKIRNRKLSKKKKYLLNFLWPLIGINLKKSFIKKYNFFHFQAPIILEIGFGRGDSLIHLSKIFKNIIFLGIEMYIPGICYCLEKIYKNNLNNVKIIYCDFIIFLKKYCNGIFFHRVNIFFPDPWPKRKHYKRRIINKNILKSLFDKLILGGILHIMTDCLSYAMSILKNLNKLNSLNKISFIKNHHFFKNYNFFTCFKNKAKNNKKTIYEIIFQKNF
- the ruvX gene encoding Holliday junction resolvase RuvX; protein product: MIILAFDYGTKKIGVAIGEFFTSIARPIKCISYKKNYLIHIEKIIYEWKPKKIIVGLPLNYKGKFQKTTVKAKNFALNIFKKFNIKVILHDERFSTIEAKSILFKKKGSKLLTLNKINSTSAYIILKSWLYEKKKQKNKRKLKFF
- a CDS encoding alpha/beta fold hydrolase — translated: MKKKINLILIHGLGFNKKIWFFLKKKLKKKYNIYTINLHTPKKKKNFFYIELKKYLRKNLFKIKNNSIIIGWSIGGILATLLTLKSKKKIIAIITICSSPYFIKKKYWPGIKYKKIKKMENDLIKNYSKSIKNFLILQIQSKNKKKIKKLQKKIEKYKKPNSKCIKFNIKILYKIDTRKLIKKIKIPFFRIYGKLDIIVPKKISYLVDKILKNKQSIIIKKSNHAPFISNLNIFYKKIKKYINKIKNRNK